One Hippocampus zosterae strain Florida chromosome 21, ASM2543408v3, whole genome shotgun sequence genomic region harbors:
- the tmtc1 gene encoding protein O-mannosyl-transferase TMTC1 isoform X2, giving the protein MTSPERERNLPQHPPNSVRQPTGWTASRWAASRCAALVTLCVLCYSNSIHGELVHDDVWAIVNNPDVRPNSSLRNIFTNDFWGKRMSDNSSHKSYRPFCILTFKLNILLGGMTPLYFHMVNVCLHCAVTCLLMHTCERCVFEESHLAFATSVLFAVHPVHTEAVSGIVGRADLLACLLFLLTFLSYIRSVGVNTAEDSTPSTVSAGSLLISLLLGTCAMLVKETGITVFVVCIFYDALVLCGKPLFGHLSGSGVRHLLQIWKPFIKRACVVSSYVLAIISVRLWLMGGSMPLFSEQDNPASFAPYLLTRILTYSYLLYFNAWLLLAPAVLCYDWQVGSIPLVESLSDIRNVATALLAVVMVALCLHCIHSLKRQKRKEVLMGLLFLVFPFIPASNLFFRVGFVVAERILYMPSMGYCILVVHGLSRLLSLVGRFGTTVLSASMLLLLLLFSWKTVQQNKVWLSREALFSSGIWTLPHNAKVHYNYANFLKDSARHQEAIYHYSIALRLYPRHASAMNNLGTLTQHPEEAERYYRRALDINPQHNRALFNLGNLLKSQGKEREAEVLLKDSVSYGPYFADAYSSLASLYADQKRYTEAHEMYLKGIENCPDSSDLHNNYGVFLVDTGKEELAAVHYQQAIQLKPAHYVAMVNLGRLLRSSNLNQEAESWYKRALQVTRKVEILAPLGALYYNTGRYDEALQVYREAVSLQPENTDIWLALAQVLTMAGQTKDAEIMTRGIISRGSRCIECYRLLSSIYSKHGNHTEALEALNSALQQNPSDLTVRAELYFSKGNQLREMNQLDLAFESYKLAVELKPDQSQAWMNMGGIQHIKGDYAAARMYYQRALSLNPASKLLKENLEKLDRLERRKTGAP; this is encoded by the exons ATGACATCCCCGGAAAGAGAGCGAAATCTCCCCCAGCATCCACCGAACTCCGTCCGGCAACCGACGGGCTGGACTGCGAGTCGCTGGGCTGCGAGTCGCTGCGCAGCCTTAGTCACACTGTGTGTGTTATGTTACAGCAACTCTATCCATGGGGAGTTGGTGCACGACGACGTTTGGGCGATTGTCAACAACCCAGACGTTCGACCGAACTCCAGTCTGCGGAACATCTTCACGAACGATTTTTGGGGCAAGAGGATGTCGGACAATTCGAGCCACAAGTCCTACAGGCCGTTTTGCATTCTCACCTTTAA GTTGAATATCCTTCTGGGCGGCATGACACCACTGTACTTCCACATGGTCAATGTGTGTCTGCACTGTGCTGTAACCTGCCTGCTGATGCACACGTGTGAACGGTGTGTGTTTGAAGAGTCCCACCTGGCCTTCGCCACATCCGTCCTGTTTGCAGTGCACCCTGTCCACACCGAGGCT GTATCTGGAATAGTGGGAAGGGCCGATCTCTTGGCTTGTCTGCTGTTCTTGCTCACATTTCTTTCCTATATAAG GAGTGTCGGTGTGAACACAGCTGAGGACTCGACACCCTCAACGGTGTCGGCAGGGTCTCTGCTCATCAGTTTGCTGCTGGGCACTTGTGCCATGCTGGTGAAGGAGACGGGCATCACCGTGTTCGTGGTTTGCATCTTTTACGATGCCCTCGTCCTCTGCGGCAAGCCCCTCTTCGG TCATCTTTCGGGATCTGGCGTTAGACATCTTCTCCAGATCTGGAAACCCTTCATCAAACGGGCCTGTGTTGTCTCGAGCTAt GTATTGGCCATTATATCAGTCAGACTTTGGTTAATGGGAGGTTCTATGCCTCTTTTCTCTGAACAAGACAATCCCGCATCCTTTGCGCCTTACTTGCTTACCAG AATTTTGACCTACTCTTACCTGCTCTACTTCAACGCCTGGCTGCTGCTGGCCCCCGCCGTGCTGTGCTACGACTGGCAAGTGGGTAGCATCCCTCTCGTCGAGTCGCTGAGTGACATTCGCAACGTGGCCACCGCGCTTCTCGCCGTGGTGATGGTCGCCCTCTGTCTGCATTGTATACATTCACTGAAG AGGCAAAAGCGTAAGGAGGTGTTGATGGGACTACTGTTTCTGGTGTTTCCTTTCATTCCCGCGAGTAACCTTTTTTTCAGGGTGGGATTTGTTGTGGCCGAAAGGATTCTTTACATGCCAAG CATGGGTTACTGTATCCTGGTGGTTCACGGCCTCAGTCGTCTCCTTTCATTGGTGGGCCGTTTTGGTACCACAGTCCTTAGTGCCTCCATGCTTTTGCTGCTACTGCTGTTCTCCTGGAAAACGGTGCAGCAGAACAAAGTCTGGCTTTCCAGGGAGGCCCTCTTCAG TTCTGGTATCTGGACGCTGCCTCACAATGCCAAAGTCCACTACAATTACGCCAACTTCCTAAAGGACAGCGCTCGCCACCAAGAAGCCATTTACCATTACAGCATTGCCCTCAG GTTGTACCCCCGCCACGCCAGTGCGATGAACAATCTCGGCACTCTGACGCAGCATCCGGAGGAGGCCGAGCGCTACTATAGGAGAGCACTGGACATCAATCCTCAACATAATCGCGCGCTCTTCAACCTGGGAAATCTCCTCAA GTCACAAGGCAAGGAGAGAGAGGCAGAGGTATTGCTGAAGGACTCCGTTAGCTATGGTCCATATTTCGCCGATGCTTATTCCAGTCTAGCATCACTCTATGCCGACCAG AAACGCTATACCGAAGCccatgaaatgtatttaaaaggtATCGAGAATTGTCCTGACAGCTCAGACCTGCATAATAACTATGGGGTGTTTCTGGTGGACACTG GAAAGGAGGAGCTGGCAGCTGTTCACTATCAGCAGGCAATTCAACTCAAACCAGCTCACTACGTGGCCATGGTGAACCTGGGCCGCCTTCTCCGCTCCTCCAATTTGAATCAAGAGGCAGAGTCCTGGTATAAAAG AGCACTTCAGGTGACAAGGAAGGTGGAGATCCTCGCGCCACTGGGGGCGCTGTACTACAACACTGGCCGCTACGATGAAGCCCTGCAAGTTTACAGAGAGGCCGTTAGTCTACAGCCAGAGAACACGGACATTTGGCTGGCACTG GCTCAGGTGTTAACCATGGCTGGCCAGACAAAAGATGCGGAGATAATGACCCGGGGCATCATTTCCAGAGGGAGCAGATGCATTGAATGTTACCGCCTCCTGTCTTCCATCTACAGCAAGCATGGCAACCACACAGAG GCTCTGGAAGCTCTGAACAGTGCCCTACAGCAGAATCCCAGTGATCTCACAGTGAGAGCAGAGTTGTATTTCTCCAAAGGAAACCAGCTACGAGAGATGAACCAGTTGGACCTAGCTTTTGAG AGCTATAAATTGGCCGTGGAACTCAAACCTGATCAGTCACAAGCCTGGATGAACATGGGAGGGATTCAACATATTAAG GGAGACTATGCAGCAGCTCGGATGTACTACCAGAGAGCATTGAGTCTCAACCCTGCTTCCAAACTTCTGAAAGAAAATCTGGAGAAGCTGGATCGGCTCGAGAGGAGGAAGACGGGAGCGCCGTAG
- the tmtc1 gene encoding protein O-mannosyl-transferase TMTC1 isoform X1, translated as MTSPERERNLPQHPPNSVRQPTGWTASRWAASRCAALVTLCVLCYSNSIHGELVHDDVWAIVNNPDVRPNSSLRNIFTNDFWGKRMSDNSSHKSYRPFCILTFKLNILLGGMTPLYFHMVNVCLHCAVTCLLMHTCERCVFEESHLAFATSVLFAVHPVHTEAVSGIVGRADLLACLLFLLTFLSYIRSVGVNTAEDSTPSTVSAGSLLISLLLGTCAMLVKETGITVFVVCIFYDALVLCGKPLFGHLSGSGVRHLLQIWKPFIKRACVVSSYVLAIISVRLWLMGGSMPLFSEQDNPASFAPYLLTRILTYSYLLYFNAWLLLAPAVLCYDWQVGSIPLVESLSDIRNVATALLAVVMVALCLHCIHSLKRQKRKEVLMGLLFLVFPFIPASNLFFRVGFVVAERILYMPRRVSLGYSYSSLKLTLLRSSFAFFRLFPPGLNFVFQLYSCSMGYCILVVHGLSRLLSLVGRFGTTVLSASMLLLLLLFSWKTVQQNKVWLSREALFSSGIWTLPHNAKVHYNYANFLKDSARHQEAIYHYSIALRLYPRHASAMNNLGTLTQHPEEAERYYRRALDINPQHNRALFNLGNLLKSQGKEREAEVLLKDSVSYGPYFADAYSSLASLYADQKRYTEAHEMYLKGIENCPDSSDLHNNYGVFLVDTGKEELAAVHYQQAIQLKPAHYVAMVNLGRLLRSSNLNQEAESWYKRALQVTRKVEILAPLGALYYNTGRYDEALQVYREAVSLQPENTDIWLALAQVLTMAGQTKDAEIMTRGIISRGSRCIECYRLLSSIYSKHGNHTEALEALNSALQQNPSDLTVRAELYFSKGNQLREMNQLDLAFESYKLAVELKPDQSQAWMNMGGIQHIKGDYAAARMYYQRALSLNPASKLLKENLEKLDRLERRKTGAP; from the exons ATGACATCCCCGGAAAGAGAGCGAAATCTCCCCCAGCATCCACCGAACTCCGTCCGGCAACCGACGGGCTGGACTGCGAGTCGCTGGGCTGCGAGTCGCTGCGCAGCCTTAGTCACACTGTGTGTGTTATGTTACAGCAACTCTATCCATGGGGAGTTGGTGCACGACGACGTTTGGGCGATTGTCAACAACCCAGACGTTCGACCGAACTCCAGTCTGCGGAACATCTTCACGAACGATTTTTGGGGCAAGAGGATGTCGGACAATTCGAGCCACAAGTCCTACAGGCCGTTTTGCATTCTCACCTTTAA GTTGAATATCCTTCTGGGCGGCATGACACCACTGTACTTCCACATGGTCAATGTGTGTCTGCACTGTGCTGTAACCTGCCTGCTGATGCACACGTGTGAACGGTGTGTGTTTGAAGAGTCCCACCTGGCCTTCGCCACATCCGTCCTGTTTGCAGTGCACCCTGTCCACACCGAGGCT GTATCTGGAATAGTGGGAAGGGCCGATCTCTTGGCTTGTCTGCTGTTCTTGCTCACATTTCTTTCCTATATAAG GAGTGTCGGTGTGAACACAGCTGAGGACTCGACACCCTCAACGGTGTCGGCAGGGTCTCTGCTCATCAGTTTGCTGCTGGGCACTTGTGCCATGCTGGTGAAGGAGACGGGCATCACCGTGTTCGTGGTTTGCATCTTTTACGATGCCCTCGTCCTCTGCGGCAAGCCCCTCTTCGG TCATCTTTCGGGATCTGGCGTTAGACATCTTCTCCAGATCTGGAAACCCTTCATCAAACGGGCCTGTGTTGTCTCGAGCTAt GTATTGGCCATTATATCAGTCAGACTTTGGTTAATGGGAGGTTCTATGCCTCTTTTCTCTGAACAAGACAATCCCGCATCCTTTGCGCCTTACTTGCTTACCAG AATTTTGACCTACTCTTACCTGCTCTACTTCAACGCCTGGCTGCTGCTGGCCCCCGCCGTGCTGTGCTACGACTGGCAAGTGGGTAGCATCCCTCTCGTCGAGTCGCTGAGTGACATTCGCAACGTGGCCACCGCGCTTCTCGCCGTGGTGATGGTCGCCCTCTGTCTGCATTGTATACATTCACTGAAG AGGCAAAAGCGTAAGGAGGTGTTGATGGGACTACTGTTTCTGGTGTTTCCTTTCATTCCCGCGAGTAACCTTTTTTTCAGGGTGGGATTTGTTGTGGCCGAAAGGATTCTTTACATGCCAAGGCGAGTATCTCTGGGCTATTCGTATTCAAGTCTAAAACTAACCCTCTTGAGAAGTAGCTTTGCATTTTTTCGGCTCTTCCCCCCTGGGCTTAATTTCGTCTTCCAACTCTATTCTTGCAGCATGGGTTACTGTATCCTGGTGGTTCACGGCCTCAGTCGTCTCCTTTCATTGGTGGGCCGTTTTGGTACCACAGTCCTTAGTGCCTCCATGCTTTTGCTGCTACTGCTGTTCTCCTGGAAAACGGTGCAGCAGAACAAAGTCTGGCTTTCCAGGGAGGCCCTCTTCAG TTCTGGTATCTGGACGCTGCCTCACAATGCCAAAGTCCACTACAATTACGCCAACTTCCTAAAGGACAGCGCTCGCCACCAAGAAGCCATTTACCATTACAGCATTGCCCTCAG GTTGTACCCCCGCCACGCCAGTGCGATGAACAATCTCGGCACTCTGACGCAGCATCCGGAGGAGGCCGAGCGCTACTATAGGAGAGCACTGGACATCAATCCTCAACATAATCGCGCGCTCTTCAACCTGGGAAATCTCCTCAA GTCACAAGGCAAGGAGAGAGAGGCAGAGGTATTGCTGAAGGACTCCGTTAGCTATGGTCCATATTTCGCCGATGCTTATTCCAGTCTAGCATCACTCTATGCCGACCAG AAACGCTATACCGAAGCccatgaaatgtatttaaaaggtATCGAGAATTGTCCTGACAGCTCAGACCTGCATAATAACTATGGGGTGTTTCTGGTGGACACTG GAAAGGAGGAGCTGGCAGCTGTTCACTATCAGCAGGCAATTCAACTCAAACCAGCTCACTACGTGGCCATGGTGAACCTGGGCCGCCTTCTCCGCTCCTCCAATTTGAATCAAGAGGCAGAGTCCTGGTATAAAAG AGCACTTCAGGTGACAAGGAAGGTGGAGATCCTCGCGCCACTGGGGGCGCTGTACTACAACACTGGCCGCTACGATGAAGCCCTGCAAGTTTACAGAGAGGCCGTTAGTCTACAGCCAGAGAACACGGACATTTGGCTGGCACTG GCTCAGGTGTTAACCATGGCTGGCCAGACAAAAGATGCGGAGATAATGACCCGGGGCATCATTTCCAGAGGGAGCAGATGCATTGAATGTTACCGCCTCCTGTCTTCCATCTACAGCAAGCATGGCAACCACACAGAG GCTCTGGAAGCTCTGAACAGTGCCCTACAGCAGAATCCCAGTGATCTCACAGTGAGAGCAGAGTTGTATTTCTCCAAAGGAAACCAGCTACGAGAGATGAACCAGTTGGACCTAGCTTTTGAG AGCTATAAATTGGCCGTGGAACTCAAACCTGATCAGTCACAAGCCTGGATGAACATGGGAGGGATTCAACATATTAAG GGAGACTATGCAGCAGCTCGGATGTACTACCAGAGAGCATTGAGTCTCAACCCTGCTTCCAAACTTCTGAAAGAAAATCTGGAGAAGCTGGATCGGCTCGAGAGGAGGAAGACGGGAGCGCCGTAG
- the rbm46 gene encoding probable RNA-binding protein 46 isoform X1, translating into MAENGGACDQELAKYMASSSGEAIPEFRRSLSIQLALVALMDKTGYHILQENGQRKYGGPPPNWEGPVPYIDCEVFVGNIPRDLYEDELVPLFETAGTIYELRLMMEFTGDNRGYAFVMYTKREEALIAIQMLNKYEVRPGKFLGVCATLNNCRLFLGCIPKDKSKEEIMEEIKKVTDGLRDVTVCSSSSGAGKHRGFAFLEYETHKAAALARKELIAIRHLWGQTHWVNWAKPDKHGKRANAQHVMVAHVRNLSPSTTEETLQRECERVKAGAVMHVKKFTTHAFLHFDLHKDAVAVTSSMNGTTIDGCVVEVSLVKPHAEDVGRKSRPKSCQGNKTGRGAKEMIVPRHGGVNEGSALESLNTPPYFQWKPQYAVGPGKPDKGVFPLFPGTPLYRTSLLLLRPDQIRSAVGLLDLYCCMHNWPSPQYHLFSFLSQDGTLLLVYKVVLPLTQRCFTPDKLCVQLDDAKELAAQNALWNLDASFVSDSSSSPSPVPSDAPPNSNLLR; encoded by the exons ATGGCGGAAAATGGAGGGG CCTGTGACCAAGAATTGGCAAAATACATGGCATCATCCTCTGGGGAGGCCATTCCCGAGTTCAGAAGGTCACTCTCCATTCAGTTGGCCTTGGTGGCACTCATGGACAAGACGGGATATCATATTCTGCAGGAGAATGGACAGAGAAAGTATGGCGGACCGCCACCAA ACTGGGAGGGTCCAGTGCCCTACATTGACTGTGAGGTGTTTGTGGGAAACATACCCAGAGACCTCTATGAAGATGAGCTCGTCCCTCTGTTCGAGACAGCTGGAACCATCTACGAGCTGAGGCTGATGATGGAGTTTACCGGAGACAACCGTGGCTATGCCTTTGTCATGTACACCAAAAG GGAGGAGGCCTTAATAGCGATCCAGATGCTGAACAAATATGAGGTTCGTCCAGGGAAGTTTCTCGGCGTGTGCGCCACTCTCAATAATTGCCGCCTCTTCCTCGGCTGCATTCCCAAAGACAAGAGTAAGGAGGAGATCATGGAGGAGATCAAGAAG GTGACAGATGGCCTTCGGGATGTCACCGTGTGTTCAAGCTCCTCAGGCGCCGGCAAACATCGAGGCTTCGCCTTTTTGGAGTATGAGACACACAAGGCGGCGGCATTGGCCCGCAAGGAGTTAATTGCGA TCAGGCACCTGTGGGGCCAAACCCACTGGGTGAATTGGGCCAAGCCGGACAAACACGGGAAAAGAGCAAACGCGCAGCACGTCATGGTTGCCCAC GTGCGTAACCTTTCGCCGAGCACCACGGAGGAAACACTTCagcgcgagtgtgagcgcgtcaAAGCAGGTGCGGTGATGCACGTGAAGAAGTTTACCACCCACGCCTTCCTTCACTTTGACCTCCACAAGGATGCCGTCGCTGTTACCAGCAGCATGAATGGCACCACCATTGATGGTTGCGTAGTGGAGGTGAGCCTCGTGAAGCCTCACGCGGAAGACGTGGGCAGGAAATCCCGCCCTAAGAGCTGCCAGGGAAACAAGACCGGAAGAGGAGCCAAAGAGATGATTGTCCCGCGCCACGGAGGCGTGAATGAGGGCTCTGCTCTGGAGTCATTGAACACCCCCCCTTACTTCCAGTGGAAACCCCAGTATGCTGTAGGACCAG GAAAACCTGACAAGGGAGTTTTCCCGCTCTTTCCCGGCACCCCGTTGTACCGCACCAGCCTGCTGCTCCTCCGACCCGATCAAATCAGATCGGCTGTCGGCCTGCTGGACTTGTATTGCTGCATGCACAACTGGCCGTCTCCACAGTACCACctcttctctttcctgagtCAGGACGGGACCCTGCTGCTGGTCTACAAG GTGGTGCTGCCACTGACACAACGATGCTTCACACCAGACAAGTTATGTGTGCAGCTGGATGATGCTAAAGAGCTTGCTGCACAAAACGCTCTGTGGAATcttg ATGCATCATTTGTGAGTGATTCGTCCAGTAGCCCATCACCTGTGCCGTCTGACGCTCCACCCAATTCTAACCTGCTACGCTAG
- the rbm46 gene encoding probable RNA-binding protein 46 isoform X2, whose amino-acid sequence MAENGGACDQELAKYMASSSGEAIPEFRRSLSIQLALVALMDKTGYHILQENGQRKYGGPPPNWEGPVPYIDCEVFVGNIPRDLYEDELVPLFETAGTIYELRLMMEFTGDNRGYAFVMEEALIAIQMLNKYEVRPGKFLGVCATLNNCRLFLGCIPKDKSKEEIMEEIKKVTDGLRDVTVCSSSSGAGKHRGFAFLEYETHKAAALARKELIAIRHLWGQTHWVNWAKPDKHGKRANAQHVMVAHVRNLSPSTTEETLQRECERVKAGAVMHVKKFTTHAFLHFDLHKDAVAVTSSMNGTTIDGCVVEVSLVKPHAEDVGRKSRPKSCQGNKTGRGAKEMIVPRHGGVNEGSALESLNTPPYFQWKPQYAVGPGKPDKGVFPLFPGTPLYRTSLLLLRPDQIRSAVGLLDLYCCMHNWPSPQYHLFSFLSQDGTLLLVYKVVLPLTQRCFTPDKLCVQLDDAKELAAQNALWNLDASFVSDSSSSPSPVPSDAPPNSNLLR is encoded by the exons ATGGCGGAAAATGGAGGGG CCTGTGACCAAGAATTGGCAAAATACATGGCATCATCCTCTGGGGAGGCCATTCCCGAGTTCAGAAGGTCACTCTCCATTCAGTTGGCCTTGGTGGCACTCATGGACAAGACGGGATATCATATTCTGCAGGAGAATGGACAGAGAAAGTATGGCGGACCGCCACCAA ACTGGGAGGGTCCAGTGCCCTACATTGACTGTGAGGTGTTTGTGGGAAACATACCCAGAGACCTCTATGAAGATGAGCTCGTCCCTCTGTTCGAGACAGCTGGAACCATCTACGAGCTGAGGCTGATGATGGAGTTTACCGGAGACAACCGTGGCTATGCCTTTGTCAT GGAGGAGGCCTTAATAGCGATCCAGATGCTGAACAAATATGAGGTTCGTCCAGGGAAGTTTCTCGGCGTGTGCGCCACTCTCAATAATTGCCGCCTCTTCCTCGGCTGCATTCCCAAAGACAAGAGTAAGGAGGAGATCATGGAGGAGATCAAGAAG GTGACAGATGGCCTTCGGGATGTCACCGTGTGTTCAAGCTCCTCAGGCGCCGGCAAACATCGAGGCTTCGCCTTTTTGGAGTATGAGACACACAAGGCGGCGGCATTGGCCCGCAAGGAGTTAATTGCGA TCAGGCACCTGTGGGGCCAAACCCACTGGGTGAATTGGGCCAAGCCGGACAAACACGGGAAAAGAGCAAACGCGCAGCACGTCATGGTTGCCCAC GTGCGTAACCTTTCGCCGAGCACCACGGAGGAAACACTTCagcgcgagtgtgagcgcgtcaAAGCAGGTGCGGTGATGCACGTGAAGAAGTTTACCACCCACGCCTTCCTTCACTTTGACCTCCACAAGGATGCCGTCGCTGTTACCAGCAGCATGAATGGCACCACCATTGATGGTTGCGTAGTGGAGGTGAGCCTCGTGAAGCCTCACGCGGAAGACGTGGGCAGGAAATCCCGCCCTAAGAGCTGCCAGGGAAACAAGACCGGAAGAGGAGCCAAAGAGATGATTGTCCCGCGCCACGGAGGCGTGAATGAGGGCTCTGCTCTGGAGTCATTGAACACCCCCCCTTACTTCCAGTGGAAACCCCAGTATGCTGTAGGACCAG GAAAACCTGACAAGGGAGTTTTCCCGCTCTTTCCCGGCACCCCGTTGTACCGCACCAGCCTGCTGCTCCTCCGACCCGATCAAATCAGATCGGCTGTCGGCCTGCTGGACTTGTATTGCTGCATGCACAACTGGCCGTCTCCACAGTACCACctcttctctttcctgagtCAGGACGGGACCCTGCTGCTGGTCTACAAG GTGGTGCTGCCACTGACACAACGATGCTTCACACCAGACAAGTTATGTGTGCAGCTGGATGATGCTAAAGAGCTTGCTGCACAAAACGCTCTGTGGAATcttg ATGCATCATTTGTGAGTGATTCGTCCAGTAGCCCATCACCTGTGCCGTCTGACGCTCCACCCAATTCTAACCTGCTACGCTAG